Below is a window of Trichosurus vulpecula isolate mTriVul1 chromosome 4, mTriVul1.pri, whole genome shotgun sequence DNA.
GAATCTTTGGCTGTTACTGAGTCACAATGGGGTGGAAACAAGTATTTTTCTATTTAAAGATTTTTGTGCTACTGTTTGAAAATGTCACATTGCTAGGATACAGGGAActtgaaaaaagtttttaatttgcTATGTGAATTGTCCTCAACAAAGGTCTTTGCTAAATGTAAAACAGGCTAGGGGTTAGAATGTCATTCTGAACCTGACAATtatcagcttcttcattttacataggaggtaACTAAGgacaaaagaagcaaaacaaaatgaccgaggtcacataggcagtaagtggtAAAGTTGAGATTCAAAATGAGGGTCTCTAATACTTCAGAGCCAGCATTCATTCCATAATACCAGAATGTCTCTCAAATGTAGCATTGGTGGTGAGCCAAACCTAGGTCAACTACACCACTAACATGAACCCTCTGTTGGAATCTGACCCAGTAGAAAGGGCTCTTGCTTGGGAGTTAGGAGACTTGGTTTCACACTCTAGCTCTGATATTAATAAATGTTGTAATCTTGGGCAGGTCTCTAACCTCTCcaagtttcagttttcttatttgtaaaatgaataagtTGAACCAGATAAATCTTGAATGTGGCATGGTGTTAAAAAgcgtgctggatttggagtcaaggaatTTGAGTTCACATTTCCAACAGCAAAGAAGCTAACAACTTCTTGGCTTTCTTTAGTGATTAAGGAGGAGGAAACACAGAAGGGGCTGCTATTTTAGACCTGATTTTAACTGAGAAGGAAGAATTAGCTACTGAACCTTGGAAGGAAGTCTTAGAATCGGTGAAATAAGAGACATAAGCTGAGCACAGCCAGGCATGCATCTTAAAGTTTGGGAGAAAGGATTTCAAAAGGTTCAGAGAAAAGACAGTTATGATCTCATGGCCTAAGGAagaatttctaaagaaaaaagaaaaaaaatcattgaggagGAAAATGGGGAGTTAGGAAACCAACACATTTACACATTGACCAGCTTAgatttgaaaaggaaattaataagGGGTACACAGAGGAAAAGTAGGTAAAGAAAGATGAATATGACAGTGTGGCACAGTCAGGAActactttgtttttgtctttgaatctcctgCACTGAGCATAATTTCTGACATAACGAAAGCACTTAGTGGATGTTTATCAAATTCAACAGAAGAGAGTAAAAACTCAGGATGAGCTGAGGCTTATGAAACTGCTAAGGCCAAGAAAATAGAGTTTTTAATAGTTATGTTGTGGGGAGGAGGATTGAATAAAAATAGGACCATTACTGAGGATGCATGCTGTGACAATAATAGATGATATGAAGACTGGAAAACTATCTcactgtcattttcttctttttctcagcTGACAAGAATGATCTAGCaaaaagtataagaaaaatatgaaacaaaaatggATGATAGGAAATTGAAAAGTAATATATGATTGTAGCTGGGGACTGTACAGATCATGTTTAGAGTGATTCATCCTGTTTCCAGTCAGTCATTTGTTTGATTCAGCAATGAGGGGATTGGTGCTTTGATATAATGAAGTATCCCCCTTATTTGCTTCCAAGCAGGAAAAGCTGATGATCTTTACAAAAGGAAATGACTCTGCCTcaaattctcctttcttttaacCTTCTCGGTGGCATCTTACAGGACTTCCCATCAGGAAAGAGGTAATTTGCTTCCCTTGGCTGGTATTTGGCTATGAGAACATGATAGCTAAATTCCATCATGTCTAGTGGAGCCTTTCCTGGGTTTCAGGCACTCTTTGCTCTGTTTGTTCTTTTGTGATCTTAGGTGAGATAGTACCTATCCTGAGATAAATGTGTTTAGGCCTGGAGGTTATCTTGTGAGTTTGAGATATTTGGAGTTCCTAACTCTTCTTTTGGTCCTGGTTTTACTTTACTCCAGGAGGAATCCTTAGCATCTACTCTTACAGAAGATGACCATTGTCTAGAAGTTGAGTCCAATCCTTGGCCTGATTTGCCAGAAGACATATACTTTGAGGGAGATAGTACAGACTCATTGGGTCTATTTCAACAGTTTTAAGTATCATATTCATGTTTCAACAGATTTTAGTATCAATTTCATAATGGTGTATAATGCTATAAAGTACTATTACCTATTTAGTTGAAGTTTTTATCAATGCCTGTTGGGagtgttttctatttattttgtgtgtaggAAATACATTTTTCTCCCATACTTGATTTATTTTATACTGAATACATTCTGCTTCTTCCCTTTAAGGAGCCCCTAGACATGAGCCAATACATAAGCCTTAAATGTTTCTCCCCAGAGCTCTGGGAAGGGGATATATAACCCAAGAGTATGAGAAAAGGAAGCCTTAACCCTTCTCATTAAGGGCCATGAGCCTCTAAATTAAACTGGTCCAGATTATATAATAAGATTCAAAGCAAACAGGCCTCTTAGTGAAAAggaagatggagaaagtgagggaTACTACCAAAGCCCCCAGGATCTAGCAGTGGCTATTTTTTGTTACTTAAGAATGTATTTACCCCAATACATTCATGTTATCTGGTCCAGATGAACTATAGATTAGaatactgaaagaactggcagttAGGATGAGTGAGTAGCTGTAAGGGATATTAGAAAGATAGTGAAGACAAGAtgaaactataaaaaaaaaatcactccttaTATCAGAGAAAAATCAATAGTCCTTGGACTAGTGGCCTTGGTTTTTTGTCCTCGTGTTTTCCACATATGTGTCAAAGATAAATGTTACATACACGTGAAAGAGAAGCcattattaaaacaaaagaaacaaagccaagaaGATAATTCCATGGATAGAGACAATATATAAGCAAAAAATTTGAAGGATAGATTGAATGcatttgaggaaaataattcataaggatatacaaacacatacagtCAGAGAGAATTGGTGCAttggcttttgcttttttttttctttgactcggTGGAGAGTTCAACACTGTTGGGTATTTGGGTGAAGTTATATTCATACTGTCATATAAAAACATCATAAAAGCATCAATTAATATGtttaagtaaaaaagaaagaagaaaatgagaaattttcTAGAGGACTGGAAAAGAGCAATTGTTgtttctaattttcaaaaaatgagaaggaaggcaAAGTTGCAAAATATAGGCTGGTGAGtatgactttgattcctggaaaactttaaaatatattattaatgcAATAGTTtatgaatatctagaaaagaagACACTGATCAGAAATAGCACAAATGGGCTTCATTAAAATTACTTCCTGTTAACtaacctcaatttcttttaaTAGAGTTACTAGATTGGTAGATGAAAGTAATAATGTAGAAGAATATTTCATTATGGCATTTTAAAGACTCTGTTATGCTATATTAGTAAATGGCTAGATGATAGATcaactatttctttaaaaaataatttttttttgttttaatatagaCTAAATTTATCCCTAGaggccttttcctttccctttgtagacaaccatcccatataacaaagaattttttttaagaaacagagGAATCAGAGAAAAACCAATTAATGCAAGCAATGCTCCACACCTGTAGACTTCCCACCTTTGCAAAGGCAAGGAGGGAAATGTCTCCTCATATCTActctttgtacttcttttttttttttttttttgcaataccCATTTGTGATTATTTTggttgttctttccctttaagctATTGCAGTCATGgtgtgtattgtatgtgtgtgtggagggcAGTTGGCTCtgattacttcactctgcatcagttcatggaaagCTTCCCATGCTTCTATGCGTTTattaaatttgttgtttttaatagcaCAGAAATCTCTCTATATATTCTTGTGTCAAAATTTGCTTAGACAGTCCCCAAACTGATgtgcatctattttgtttccatttctttgatacCGCAGAAAGAATAGCTATATTATTCTGATGATAtgggaactttcttcttatcaattaTGTCTTTGTCATATGCCTAGGAGTGGAATTTATGAATAAAAGTGTATGtacattttaatctattttcatattccaaattgttttctaaaatggttgtaccaatttATAGCTCTATCaaatattgggaaatggcttttggtcATGTATGTGtagctgtgtgtatgtgtgtgtacatgtatgtatgcacacatatgtttatatattcagACAAAAATGCACACATAGATTGtgcatatatgtgcgtatatgttAGTtgtttatgtatcttggatattAAACAAATAATGATCAGAAAATTTTACtacaagattttttgttttttgtttttttttttccccctgatcaATTGCTTCCCTGTTTATTCCTGGATGCATCCATTTTATTTGTGTAGAGAAACTGCAAtttcatgaaattaaaatgaGCTAATTACCTTTTGTAATTACTTCTATCCTCTAAGAATACATCTCCTGTCCATAGGTATGAAAGATATATAAGCTTAAATACCGAAAATTAAGCTTATACATTATCACTATATTATGTTAGACATTCTCTAagttatattatttcattaaaatgtgaTTTATATTCCAcaaaatttgcaaaataaggaaATTTAATATGAAATCTTGTAGAtaatgaggagaaataatttaagaattgttggactaccagaaagttatgagcaaagaaaaaagatcctagacaccacattttaagaaatcgcaaaagaaaactgcccagatatcttagaaccagagggtaaagtaaaaattaaaagaatccactggtcacctcttgaaagaaatcccaaaatgaagatATTTATGATATTAATCTTTAATATTGAGGTTTTGTATCCATTTTTGGATTGTTGTGAAATCTAGTGTGAGAGGCTGGTTTAAACTTcatttctgtcagactgctttccattCATTCTCTCAGTCCCCACCAAaaaggaaattcttttttttctttaattctttctctttttttattttaaatttctttattgaacatatttagttttcagcattgattttcacaagagtttgaattacaaattttctccccatttaagGAAATTCTTTCTTAAGTTCTGATTTGaggtttattaagcaccagttTATTGAGTTGCATTATTCCTGAGTCTTCCTGGTCTAGTCCAGTGTTACCCATTTGGTGGTTTGTGAATGCCTTGGGAGTTGGAGATTAGGGTCCAAAGAATTTatgctaaaaattatttgatagaccctaaagaattaaataattgTCCAATTATGTTATACACAATATGCGTGTATAcgcatagacacatatatatcatatatataaaatctcaacAAATATGTGCATGTTTGAAGGATTATATGTTTATTTCTACAGCAATTTGAAGCCAGCATGATCATGCACACAACAATTTTGGTGTTCGTGCAACAACTACATCAAAGTTTGATCACTTCGGACACTTGTGACTaagaaatatatgtttatattgtttCTCAACCGGCTATCAAAATATTTCCAAACTGCCACAAAATTGTGATACTTAAACTTAAAGAGATTCCAAATGGATGGTTAAATGGACACACATGCCCTCATTTGTGCTCTGCATAAAGCACTAGAGGAGCCGTCTTAACCTGTAATTGGATACCATCAGTTGTGTGATCGAGATCAGGATGTTATAAATGCCTATATTGTTACAACAGAAATGTCAGGCTATTTGAAAACATAATCACTGTGCTTGTGTATTACAAGCCATCTTCAAACCATCACAAACCCTCACAAATATTTTGCAGAAACAAACCTTAGGTTGCCTCTCATTGCAGCATTCAGGCTGATTTCTGTCTAAAATTtataatttgcttatgttattaTTCTTCTATCTGgtgaatgaaatgattgaaaacaTTGGTCAGTTGTTCAATAGAGTTTCTGTTGAGAGTGTAGCCAGTGTGCTACTActgggaagaagataagaaattCACAACTGAGGAGATTCTTTCCTTACAAAAGctaatgcatatgtgtgtatgtatatgtctaaaCACAtttatacgcatatacatattgTTACAATTGAAGCAATATCTGCAACTGCCCTTTaagtacatttattttttaagattgcATTCATTTGGTGTTGAACTAAATACTACAACCCTCTGCTcaaataaaacacttaaatacCAAAAATTATGCTTATACATTATCACCATATTATGTTAGACATTCTCTAagttatattatttcattaaaatgtgaTTTACATTCCAcaaaatttgcaaaataaggaaGTTTAATATGAAATCTTGTAGATAATGAGGAGAACTAATTTAAGAACTGTTGGACTACCAGAAATTtatgagcaaagaaaaaagatcctagacaccacattttaagaaatcgcaaaagaaaactgcccagatatcttagaaccagaaggtaaagtaaaaattaaaagaatccactggtcacctcttgaaaaaaatcccaaaatgaagactcccaggaatgttatagtcaaaatccagaacccccaggtcaaagaaaaatgctgcaagcagccaagaAGAATTCAAATACTGAGGAGCCAGAATTAAGATTTGTAATTCACTACAATAAAGGTGCAAAGAtcatggaatataatattccaaaggcAAAGAATCTGgtcttacaaccaagaataaaacACAgtaaaaactgagcataatcataaaggagaaaaatctttaatgaaatagagggcttccaagcattcttaatgaaaagatcagaactcagTAGAAAACTGACATACAGggttcaagagaagcataaaaagccGTTCTCTTTGGTCCCGGCGGTTGGAGGAAGATGACGAAGAGGACGTCTTCGTTTGGTAAGCGCCGGAATAAGACGCACACTTTGTGCCGTCGTTGTGGTTCTAAGGCATACCATCTTCAGAAGTCAACATGTGGCAAATGTGGATATCCTGCTAAACGCAAGAGAAAGTATAATTGGAGTGCAAAAGCTAAGCGACGCAACACCACTGGTACTGGTCGGATGAGGCACCTAAAAATTGTCTATCGCCGATTCAGGAATGGATTCCGTGAAGGAACAACACCCAAACCCAAGAGAGCAGCTGTTGCAGCATCTAGTTCATCTTAAGGATTCGACTGTTTGTTAAAATAAATGTCctgaatgaaaaatgtaaaaaaaaaaaaaagagagaagcataaaaagtaaacatgatTGAGCAACCATAAGGGGCTATACAAGGTTAAAtggtttacattcttatatgcgGAGATGATGCATGTAGCTAGCTCCTCAGAACTTCATCATCAATAGGCAACATACCCAGCACCAAATGTCACAGCATCTAAATTATTCAAGGAAAAGTTACATGACTTCTATAGAGGATGAAATAGTAAAATCATAATAGTGGCGGGGGGGAATCTCAACTCACCCTCTCTTAGACCTATAAGAAtccaacaaaaaaacaaaaaaaagaaagaatagaattttACACATCAGATATTCTatagaaagagaattaatagcttagaGCAACAGGTAGAGAACACtgtctaagaaaagaaaaacctgaaaatcagaatggacCAAATAAAAACTAATTACTACAGGAGATAtgaaaaactaataaaaacaaaaccgaAATTCTGAAAAAAACATCTGCTAGGTATCTGGAAAATACTGAATGGGAATATACCTATTTCTCAACTGTACGTGGcatctttacaaaaactgacaTATATTAAGGCACAAAACCTCACAAACTCatacagaaaaggagaaatgttaaatgcatcTTTTGCCAAGCATAATACAATGAAATTGCTTTTAATGATGGGTCTTtgaagcaaaaattaaaattagaaactaaataatttgaTGGGTAAAaagtaggccaaagaacaaattatagaaacattaatttcattaaagataataataatgacaatatacTAAAATTGTTGGAATAAAGAcaaagcaatacttagggaaattttatatcattatcattttatatGATACTTCATATTGTAATTTATTATCatcaataaagaaagaaaaaacacatcaATGATTTGGGCAAATACTAAAAATTAGCctggaaagttaaaaaaacaaaaacaacaaaaaaaacaccacaaaacAATTAATGATCTACATAGAAatcttgaaaaacaaatgaacaaaagtgAAGATTTTTAactgagctaataaataaaactaagagtttttttttggggggagggcaggtaaGCCAATAGCTTATCCTTCTTGTAGGGGAGGAGGAATTTGGAAAAGATTGATATGCCTTGGTCAAGTCACAGGCTAGTAATGAGGGTACAGTCACTCCAGTGGTCTCTCAGGAAAAGAAGAGCCTGAAGCAGTAGCTTGAGGGGATAGGAGAGGAGTAAAATGAGGAGTGATAGTGAGCAGCTTTGTTTTGATGCTGGGAGGAGAGGCCAATGACCTTGCAGGAGGACTTGTCTGTGGAGCTTTAATGACAAGAAAAGAccattgaaattaaaaaaaaaaaacaaacaaactaatgAACAAAACCagttgaagaggaggaaaagaaggggaaatccACTTGCAAGGGGGGAAAAGGAGTGGAAGAATTAAATCACCAGATAAAagcagtaaa
It encodes the following:
- the LOC118848251 gene encoding 60S ribosomal protein L37-like; its protein translation is MTKRTSSFGKRRNKTHTLCRRCGSKAYHLQKSTCGKCGYPAKRKRKYNWSAKAKRRNTTGTGRMRHLKIVYRRFRNGFREGTTPKPKRAAVAASSSS